In the Erythrolamprus reginae isolate rEryReg1 chromosome 13, rEryReg1.hap1, whole genome shotgun sequence genome, one interval contains:
- the GPHA2 gene encoding glycoprotein hormone alpha-2, with protein MLMLFLAAVFSCLLATEVWTHKAARLGCHLHSFNVTIRSDRQGTCRGTRAIQACVGYCESSAFPSKYSVLLASSFQHNITSVSQCCTISHLQTVKLRLRCHLGLQKTVDIFTAKTCRCDVCRLSRY; from the exons ATGTTGATGTTGTTCTTGGCTGCCGTCTTCTCTTGTCTGTTGGCCACAGAAGTCTGGACTCACAAAGCTGCAAGACTCGGTTGCCACCTGCACT CTTTCAACGTCACCATCCGGAGTGACCGTCAGGGCACCTGTCGGGGCACCCGGGCCATCCAGGCCTGCGTGGGGTATTGTGAGTCCAGCGCTTTCCCCTCCAAGTATTCGGTGCTCCTGGCCAGCAGCTTCCAGCACAACATCACTTCCGTCTCCCAATGTTGCACCATCAGCCACCTGCAGACG GTGAAACTCCGTCTCCGTTGCCATCTCGGCTTGCAGAAAACGGTGGACATTTTCACCGCTAAGACCTGCCGGTGTGACGTGTGCCGCCTCTCCAGATACTGA